GTAGTTTGGGAGGCAGGGAGCAGCATTTCGAAATGTAGACCATGAAAAGAATATCTCTGCCACATGACATTAGTCATATCTGCTGCAGTGGGGTAACCGTGTGAAGAGTAAGTATAGTTAGGTAGCCAGAAGGAGCATCTGATGAAGATCTGGGTTCCGGGTCTTGCTTTGTCACTTACCAGTTAATATGCTTTGAGACAAGTGACTTACCTCTTTAGGCCTCAGTTCCCTTTTCTGTAGATAGAATACAATaaccttgtgatttttttgtgtacaggtagtccctgacttacgacataTTCAAGTTAGGATAAACTATATTTAACAACCGTtcgtttttttggtgtgtgcatgtgtacatcttatttttagtaatgtgtactacatacagtgttggcAGCATGTAATTGGCTGATATTATTATTCTCATGccagcccccaaagacaaagattggatttataaagatgctgataataaaagctataataatgaaaactaaaaaaaggagacatttgacttacgtcagaacctaCTTAGGACAGAGTCATCAGAATGGAGCcctgtcataagttggggactacctgtacagttTGATGACTTGTCAGTTTATTACAAATTGATGTATGCAACAACATGCAGAACATTTCTGTCACCCCAGAAAGTTCCTTTATGCCCCTTTGCAGTCAGTCTCTTGCACCCCTGGTAATAACTGATCCGACTTTTATTTCAAAAGATTAATGTTGTTGGTTTTAGaacttcatatgaatggaatcttATTCTTTGTGTATGTATCTGGCTTTTGCTTACATAATGTTTATTAGATTCGTTGATGTTGTACGTATCAGTGatacattcttttttattttggtgtagtattccattgtaccatGTGATACAATTTTCACTAAGATTAATTGAGACAACGCTTGTAAAGTACATAGCATGATGCCTGGCATATACCAAGTGTTCAGGCAATGTTAACTTAAAAAACAAGAGGCTAAATATATTTGCCATTTATCATATTGCCAGTTACACCTCAGTAAAACTAGGAACTAGTAGGCTAGAGACAAAGGTCTGTAGGTAGTTTATATAGAGTCTGTACTCTAAACCCACGGTCATTTAAAAGAACGTGTTCTCAGAAACTGTGTTGTTTAAATGTGTGTAAGCTATATTATTTTGCCATGGAATAACTTAAGAAAGGGCATTAAAATGGCATTGTGGTCTAGATCAAGGGTTAGCAAAGTTTTTCTTAAAGTAACAGgttgtaaatattttagataCATGGACCATGTGGTTTCTGACATAGTTACTCTGCTGTAGTGCGGaaaccatagacaatacataaatgaatgaacgTGGCTGTGTTTCAGTAAAACCCTTTTTATAAAAATGGCAGACccacaggccatagtttgctgactcctgatcTGGATAATGAATTAGTAGATAAAGTAGCACAGTATGTTGCCAGGTAATATTTATAAGTGGTGCTTTCGCAGCAAAATGCTAGCCAGGCTACCTTTATCAAGGTGAGGCTTTATAAAATTTCTAGTTTTGGAAATTTGTTTCTGTGATTTATATGACCTCTTTGTTTTACAGCCATCTGTGAGAAAGACACACTGCAGTGGTAGGAAACACAAGGAGAATGTGAAAGACTACTATCAGAAATGGATGGAAGAGCAGGCTCAGAGCCTGATTGACAAAACAAGTACGTTTCAGTCTCCTGTTGTCATGTGGAAGAATGGTCCCATTCTTTCTCATCCTTGTCTTGCTAttgttttcaaagaagcagctcaTTCTGAATGATAAATGGGGGCATTCGGACATGTCGAATGAAAGAAGTGGAAGGTCACTGGTTTCCCAGGAATATAGGAACACAATTGAAATTAATTATTGAGGATAGAGCAGTCAGATATTGGTTAAGCTGAGAGGCAGGGCAGAAAAGAATCAAGTTGCCTAATATTTACTCTGTAGACGGGGATCagattttgcagcaaatttatataaaactctTTTTGTAGTGATCCATAGTTTCTAGAACTATTTTCTTATAACAGGAAAAGGCATGGCATGGAATTTTAGTTCAGCCTGAATAGTTTGAGAGCCTTCACTTGAGTTTCTTATTCCCTGTAGTCCTTACAAAGAGAACTGGTCAAAAAGAAAGTAACTGATGTGCCCTATAGCTTGGATATGTTTGCACCCCTGTTGCACATGCCATACTCTTGTTAATTAGGAACATTTTTGTTGTTCAGGCTAGTTGAGTCCAAGATGCTGACAGAGAAGGATGTTGCATTTCTACTTTAGATCatcctggtgtatttgaacatGATCTTTTTAAGTCATTCATTGTACCCAGAGCTGGCAGGCAAATACAGACTTtgtgatttgatttttaaaaaccagaaatattatgaaaaatttcaaagtaGAAACAAGTTTAAGGAATGTGCCCCCTCCTCCCCCATCACCCAGCTGCAGCAGTTATGAACTCGTGGTCAGTCTTGTTTTATTTACACCAAGATTCTCAACCTTggtactgttgacattttggactggataattctttgtgtgGGCTTAGAGGGGGAGCTGTCcagtgcattgtaggatgtttagcagcatccctggcctctacccagtaGATGCCACTAGCagaccccagttgtgacaaccaaaaatgtctccaggcattgtCCAATGTCCccgggaagggggaggggaatcgccccagttgagaaccactgaataCCTTCATCTGCTCCCTCTCCCCTCGTAGATTATTATGGAACAAATCTCAGACATCCTATTTGTTTGCAAACATGAATTATGatgtaatcttttctttttcccccccaTTTGAAAAGATGTTAGAAATTTTTTGGCATTAAAAGGTTAGTATTACATTCTCTTACTTATTTTCCATATGCAGCAAAATAATTTAGGATGTGTAAACATTTTTAATGAAGGACTTTTGGAGGAGAGGAGGCAAGCCCTCAGGGACACACCTTATGATGTCCATGATTATGTTGACATTGAGCCTGCTACTGAGACAGCAGCTTAGCCTCTCTCCCTTTAGTCTTTACCAACTCTCCTCCTACACAGGGTGTGGGAGGTGCCTTTTTGATTGAAGAAAGCCCTTATACCAGGCACAGGCTCTATTCAGAGGCAAATGAACAACACTCATAAATCTCCACTCTGGGTCATTCTTTTGGGATCTGGTTCTCATGAATTATCAGCGATTGACCTGAGGCATTTGACCTCCTTTGTACTAGTTTTGGAGTATAATGGATTATGCCTGGGCTGCTGATGCGACTGAATTGGGAAGGGTTTAGGTTCAGGAATAGAGTTTGGGAGTGTatatttgagtattttttttgtgACTCCCTTCTAAAGCTGAATATCAGGTCCTATTGTTTCTATCATAAACTTTCATTTTTGCCTCATATTatctgaaagaaaaattaaaagttgaTTTTATTGGAGTTTTCTTTTAAGATCATAATCTTTGGGCCATCTTTGTTCCACATCTCCTAACTCAGTGCATTACTTTTAAATCTGGCAAACCAAAATTGTATATTGTTTTGACTCAGTACAGTATACATAGGATGGATAAGAAGTTTCATACAGCTTGGCCTTAGGGCATATATCACACATATTTCAAACAAAACTACGAATGACTAAACCAATTAATTGGCATTTTACCTGGTGAATTCCTAAGTTTGGTTTAAAAACCATAGAGGCCCTGATGTAGTAACTAGATGAATACTTGTTAGAGTGAAATAATTTGAAACTGTTGAAACATTTAAAAGAAAGTAGTTATTTTAGTATATGAGTCGTTGAATTCTTACTCActgtgtgttgtttttctctCCCCCTCATCCAAAGCGGCTGCATTTCAACAAGGAAAGATACCTCCTACTCCATTCTCTGCTCCTCCTCCAGCAGGGGCGATGATCCCACCTCCCCCCAGTCTCCGTAAGTTTAAAGCTCTTTATTTTAAGATTAAGATTATCTTAAATTATCTCATATTTGGCTTTCAAATGCTCATTGGACTAATACATAGGCAGTAATAGAAAATAACTTTATCAGTATAGTTTCTGGAAAAGCTTTGAAGTTGACTTTTGACTGCGTCATTATTAGGATATTGTATTTGTGGTATCTCACGTGTGAGTCTGAGATAGATTCAAACGGAAAGGGCAGGCGTGCCTGTGATTAGATGAGTTAATATATGAGATAGGTATTGTTAGGTACATTGAATTATTTACTGCTGTGAACTCAATATTGGACGATCGAAATCACTGACAAACTCCTCAGTCCTTCCTCCTATTTTCTAACCTGCCTTACACCGATGTATAGATCTTGTGAAAGACAAGAATTGAATAGTTGAAAGTAGTGAGAATCGACGGCTTCCACTGTCTGGGAAGGTTTGTTGTTTCTACATGGCACAGAGGGGGAGATTGAGTAACTAGGCTGTAAGTTCTTTGGCCCTCCTGAGAAGGTTCAGTTTGAAATTCGACTCAGAGACCTAAGCTCAGTCTCGCAAGTAATCATGCGTATAAACACATTAGGTTGTTTGGAACAGTTGCCCACTAATATGGGTGggaaccctatggcacagttctggtctgtcctgtggggtcactatgagtcgaaatcgactcgacagcaatgggtttggttttggtttggtgatgtgggtgggaggtccctgggtggtgcagagggttaagtgctcaactactagccaaaagtttggcagttcgaacccacccagaggtgccttggaagacaggcctggccatctgcttctgaaaggtcacagccttgaaggccctatggaacagctctactctgcacacatggggtttccatgagttgcagtcaacttactcaatagcagctaacaacaacaacaatgcaggtgggagggggcagtggtggttcagtggtagaggtCTCACCTTCTGTGCCGGAGGCCCGggctcaattcctggccagtgcacctcgagtgcagccactacctgtctgtcagcggaggcttgcgtgttgctatgatgctaaacaggtttcagtggagcttccccgtgaagactaggaagaaagtcctggtgatctccttccaaaaactcagccagcgAACacactgtggatcacagcagtctgagcACATTGTGTATAGGTTGCCAGCTCAACAGCggctaacagcagcaacagtgCAGGTGGACCACTGCTGACCTGCCCAGCCCTTCATGGTGCCTACCGCCCTGTTCCTGGCTAGACCCTACCCAGACCAACCCCCAGATCACCTCTCTCTCTTACCCCACCCCATCTGGTTGGCACTCActccattatttttaaaaatagaagagtCTGTGGTATGAGAGTACCATAATTTACCTCATCCTTTTCTTACTGTTGTATATTTAagtttttcctaatttttgttaTCATAAATAATAATGGCAGGAATATCTAGATCTGCATATAAGCCTCTGTATTTCCAAAGAAACTTTTAAATCTAGGTTtcgatttttttcaaaaatgcctGAATTAGCTACTCGTGGCTTTAGTTCATCAGGTCTCTGTCAGGAGCTCTATAAATCTACAGAAGGTACAGTCCTTTTTTGGTGGTGGTAGTTGTTAACTAAAACTACTTGGAAGTTTTTTAACCTGGGGAATCTGACTTCGTTTTATGCTTCTGTCTGGAAGGCTTGCTCTTGCTTTTTAGACATAAAGTAAAGAGAGCTTGTAACATGCTGATTTTTGTACAGCTTTTCTTATAAAAGAACCTATAAGAGGCTTATTATTAAAGAATTTGGACCAGTTCATGAGACCCTGTTATTTTATTAAGAAGAGTACAATGTCAGTATTTAAGCATACTTTAACCCTGGGCTTCATTCTTTATTTCAGCGGGTCCTCCCCGCCCTGGGATGATGCCAGCACCCCATATGGGGGGCCCTCCCATGATGCCAATGATGGGCCCTCCTCCTCCTGGGATGATGCCAGTGGGACCTGGTAAGTTTGAATCTTTTTCCTTCTAGTATGCTCCATTGTATTTTGGTTTTTCCAGTTAAATGGAATTTTTAGTTTTCTGCATGTATTATTGCAATGAGTTAAATTTGATGAATCTTTaatgataaagagaaataaatatttggtTATCAGTATAATTGGATAGTTATCCA
This is a stretch of genomic DNA from Elephas maximus indicus isolate mEleMax1 chromosome 1, mEleMax1 primary haplotype, whole genome shotgun sequence. It encodes these proteins:
- the SNRPC gene encoding U1 small nuclear ribonucleoprotein C — protein: MPKFYCDYCDTYLTHDSPSVRKTHCSGRKHKENVKDYYQKWMEEQAQSLIDKTTAAFQQGKIPPTPFSAPPPAGAMIPPPPSLPGPPRPGMMPAPHMGGPPMMPMMGPPPPGMMPVGPAPGMRPPMGGHMPMMPGPPMMRPPARPMMVPTRPGMTRPDR